Proteins encoded by one window of Oreochromis niloticus isolate F11D_XX linkage group LG17, O_niloticus_UMD_NMBU, whole genome shotgun sequence:
- the si:ch211-117l17.6 gene encoding regulator of G-protein signaling 21 — protein sequence MRNYRDVKMPKLLFSRIRLYEFKDLMPNMKRPRRIDIVLNCRRKKDIQCVSVQKCNDETYSSKLSCQTDHKLHLEKLLKDKKYLAAFRSFLQSEFSEENIEFWLACEEFRLTTSSEDLQWRAEKIYREFIQPTACREINVDQHIREKIKQALEKPSVSCFDEAQKHVYLLMERDSCPRFLHSNAYLSLNRKSRTLWYL from the exons atga GGAATTACAGGGATGTTAAAATGCCCAAACTCTTATTTTCAAGGATTCGACTATACGAATTTAAGGATTTAATGCCCAACATGAAGCGGCCACGAAG GATTGACATTGTACTGAACTGCAGGCGTAAGAAGGATATCCAGTGCGTCAGTGTACAGAAATGTAATGATGAGACGTACTCTTCAAAGCTAAG TTGTCAGACTGACCATAAACTTCACCTGGAAAAACTGCTAAAGGACAAAA AGTATTTAGCAGCATTCCGCTCTTTCCTGCAGTCTGAGTTCAGTGAGGAAAACATTGAGTTCTGGCTGGCATGTGAAGAGTTCCGGTTGACTACCTCATCGGAAGACCTTCAATGGAGAGCAGAGAAGATCTACCGGGAGTTCATCCAGCCTACAGCCTGCAGAGAG ATCAATGTAGACCAGCATATTAGAGAGAAGATCAAGCAGGCACTGGAGAAACCGAGCGTTTCCTGCTTTGACGAGGCCCAGAAACATGTTTACCTGCTGATGGAAAGAGACTCTTGCCCCAGATTCCTGCACTCAAATGCCTACCTGAGTCTAAATCGCAAATCCAGGACTCTGTGGTACCTTTAA
- the LOC100707040 gene encoding regulator of G-protein signaling 21 isoform X3 translates to MPSLIVEPPNTQRFIMDRDDRNRNKNIRLSLEDTQQWSQSLEKLLESKYGLATFRNFLKSEYSDENIEFWLTCEDYKKIKSSFRMSSRAKKIYEQFIKAESPKEINIDYHTREQIKRNVKTPTMHCFDDAQKIVYGLMERDSYPRFLRSDIYRTLLESLAADATKG, encoded by the exons ATGCCAAGCTTAATCGTCGAACCACCCAACACACAGCGCTTCATCATGGACAGAGATGACaggaacagaaacaaaaacat CAGGCTAAGTTTAGAAGATACCCAACAATGGTCACAGTCACTGGAAAAGCTTCTCGAGTCTAAAT ATGGACTGGCTACTTTTCGTAACTTTCTCAAGTCCGAATACAGCGACGAGAACATTGAGTTCTGGCTCACGTGTGAGGACTACAAAAAGATCAAGTCTTCATTCCGAATGTCCTCAAGAGCCAAGAAGATTTATGAGCAGTTCATTAAAGCAGAATCGCCTAAAGAG ATCAACATCGACTATCACACCCGAGAGCAGATCAAAAGGAACGTCAAGACTCCCACCATGCACTGCTTTGACGACGCTCAGAAGATCGTTTACGGGTTGATGGAAAGAGACTCGTACCCGCGGTTCCTCCGCTCGGACATTTATAGAACTCTTCTGGAGAGCCTCGCCGCCGACGCCACGAAGGGATGA
- the LOC100707040 gene encoding regulator of G-protein signaling 21 isoform X1, which translates to MPSLIVEPPNTQRFIMDRDDRNRNKNIGKNFMCRLQCMFSHSSSSESRLSLEDTQQWSQSLEKLLESKYGLATFRNFLKSEYSDENIEFWLTCEDYKKIKSSFRMSSRAKKIYEQFIKAESPKEINIDYHTREQIKRNVKTPTMHCFDDAQKIVYGLMERDSYPRFLRSDIYRTLLESLAADATKG; encoded by the exons ATGCCAAGCTTAATCGTCGAACCACCCAACACACAGCGCTTCATCATGGACAGAGATGACaggaacagaaacaaaaacat TGGAAAGAACTTTATGTGCCGACTCCAGTGCATGTTCTCTCACTCCTCCAGCTCTGAGAG CAGGCTAAGTTTAGAAGATACCCAACAATGGTCACAGTCACTGGAAAAGCTTCTCGAGTCTAAAT ATGGACTGGCTACTTTTCGTAACTTTCTCAAGTCCGAATACAGCGACGAGAACATTGAGTTCTGGCTCACGTGTGAGGACTACAAAAAGATCAAGTCTTCATTCCGAATGTCCTCAAGAGCCAAGAAGATTTATGAGCAGTTCATTAAAGCAGAATCGCCTAAAGAG ATCAACATCGACTATCACACCCGAGAGCAGATCAAAAGGAACGTCAAGACTCCCACCATGCACTGCTTTGACGACGCTCAGAAGATCGTTTACGGGTTGATGGAAAGAGACTCGTACCCGCGGTTCCTCCGCTCGGACATTTATAGAACTCTTCTGGAGAGCCTCGCCGCCGACGCCACGAAGGGATGA
- the LOC100711227 gene encoding regulator of G-protein signaling 21, translated as MLAPVNDVMAWGESFDRLLECKTGQLVFEDFLRTEYSDENLLFWLACEKYKKLTKVTETTIAAKRIYTEFVQAGAPRQINIDCVTREEISKNISQPGPNCFDRAQKLIYGLMENDCYPRFLKSEIYQDLLEQAEQQ; from the exons GGCTCCTGTTAATGATGTCATGGCGTGGGGGGAGTCATTTGACCGTCTTCTGGAGTGTAAAA CTGGCCAGCTGGTGTTTGAGGACTTCTTGAGGACAGAGTACAGTGATGAGAACCTTCTTTTCTGGCTGGCCTGCGAAAAGTACAAGAAACTAACCAAAGTGACAGAAACGACCATTGCTGCCAAACGGATATACACTGAGTTTGTCCAAGCTGGTGCACCTAGACAG ATAAACATTGACTGTGTGACCAGAGAAGAAATCAGTAAAAATATCTCTCAGCCGGGGCCAAATTGCTTCGACAGGGCGCAGAAACTGATATATGGCCTGATGGAAAACGACTGTTACCCACGATTTCTGAAATCAGAAATCTACCAAGATCTCCTGGAGCAGGCTGAACAGCAGTGA
- the LOC100707040 gene encoding regulator of G-protein signaling 1 isoform X4, with protein sequence MPSLIVEPPNTQRFIMDRDDRNRNKNMLSLEDTQQWSQSLEKLLESKYGLATFRNFLKSEYSDENIEFWLTCEDYKKIKSSFRMSSRAKKIYEQFIKAESPKEINIDYHTREQIKRNVKTPTMHCFDDAQKIVYGLMERDSYPRFLRSDIYRTLLESLAADATKG encoded by the exons ATGCCAAGCTTAATCGTCGAACCACCCAACACACAGCGCTTCATCATGGACAGAGATGACaggaacagaaacaaaaacat GCTAAGTTTAGAAGATACCCAACAATGGTCACAGTCACTGGAAAAGCTTCTCGAGTCTAAAT ATGGACTGGCTACTTTTCGTAACTTTCTCAAGTCCGAATACAGCGACGAGAACATTGAGTTCTGGCTCACGTGTGAGGACTACAAAAAGATCAAGTCTTCATTCCGAATGTCCTCAAGAGCCAAGAAGATTTATGAGCAGTTCATTAAAGCAGAATCGCCTAAAGAG ATCAACATCGACTATCACACCCGAGAGCAGATCAAAAGGAACGTCAAGACTCCCACCATGCACTGCTTTGACGACGCTCAGAAGATCGTTTACGGGTTGATGGAAAGAGACTCGTACCCGCGGTTCCTCCGCTCGGACATTTATAGAACTCTTCTGGAGAGCCTCGCCGCCGACGCCACGAAGGGATGA
- the LOC100707040 gene encoding regulator of G-protein signaling 21 isoform X2, protein MPSLIVEPPNTQRFIMDRDDRNRNKNIGKNFMCRLQCMFSHSSSSERLSLEDTQQWSQSLEKLLESKYGLATFRNFLKSEYSDENIEFWLTCEDYKKIKSSFRMSSRAKKIYEQFIKAESPKEINIDYHTREQIKRNVKTPTMHCFDDAQKIVYGLMERDSYPRFLRSDIYRTLLESLAADATKG, encoded by the exons ATGCCAAGCTTAATCGTCGAACCACCCAACACACAGCGCTTCATCATGGACAGAGATGACaggaacagaaacaaaaacat TGGAAAGAACTTTATGTGCCGACTCCAGTGCATGTTCTCTCACTCCTCCAGCTCTGAGAG GCTAAGTTTAGAAGATACCCAACAATGGTCACAGTCACTGGAAAAGCTTCTCGAGTCTAAAT ATGGACTGGCTACTTTTCGTAACTTTCTCAAGTCCGAATACAGCGACGAGAACATTGAGTTCTGGCTCACGTGTGAGGACTACAAAAAGATCAAGTCTTCATTCCGAATGTCCTCAAGAGCCAAGAAGATTTATGAGCAGTTCATTAAAGCAGAATCGCCTAAAGAG ATCAACATCGACTATCACACCCGAGAGCAGATCAAAAGGAACGTCAAGACTCCCACCATGCACTGCTTTGACGACGCTCAGAAGATCGTTTACGGGTTGATGGAAAGAGACTCGTACCCGCGGTTCCTCCGCTCGGACATTTATAGAACTCTTCTGGAGAGCCTCGCCGCCGACGCCACGAAGGGATGA